The following DNA comes from Methanosarcina vacuolata Z-761.
CAGATCACCCCTTCGTAATTTCTAAGGACAACTCCTGTGTCCGAGCTTGAGATCAGGTAATTAGGACCTACAGGAATTTTTCCTCCTCCTCCAGGGGCGTCAACAACAAAAGTAGGAACTGCAAGGCCCGATGTATGTCCTCTAAGCATCTCAATAATTTCTATTCCCCTCGCAACTGAGGTCCTGAAATGCTCCAGCCCAAAGGAAAGGTCGCACTGATAAAGGTAATAAGGTCTCGTTTTTATCTTCAGGAGTTCGTGGCAAAGTTTTTTAATTATCATCGGACAGTCATTAACTCCCCTGAGGAGTACGGACTGATTACCAAGAGGAACTCCGGCTTTTGCTAGCATTCTCATTGCCTTTTTAGCTTCCGGGGTAATCTCTTTTGGATGATTAAAATGGGTATTGAGCCAGACTGAAGGATATTTTTCAAGAATTTCACATAATTCAGGGGTTATGCGCTGAGGGAGAGTTACAGGAACCCTTGAACCTAACCTTACTATTTCCACATGAGGAATGTCAAAGAGCTCCCCCAGGAGCCAGTCTAGCCTTTCATCGGAAACGAGCAGGGCATCTCCTCCCGAAAGCAGGACATCCCTTATTTCAGAATGTTCCCTGATATACTCGATCCCTTCTCGAATTACCGTTTCAGGGTAGTCGTACTCTCGGTTTCCAACCCTTCGCTTGCGGGTACAGTGTCTGCAATACATCCCACAGCGGTTTGAAATGAGGAAAAGCACCCTGTCAGGATATCTGTGGGTTATACAGCTCTCTTCAGAAGGAGAATCCTTATCCTCACATAGGGGATCTTCGAGTTCCCAGGAGGATTTTTTAAGTTCGGCTGAACTGGGTACAGCCTGCATTCGGATGGGACAGTTGGGATCTTCCGGATCGATAAGAGAAGCATAATAAGGAGATATCGCCATGGGAAAAACTTCAAGCGCTTTTTTAATATATTCTTTCTCAGTATCTGATAACTGAATCAATTTTTCAAGTTCTTCTACGGTCTCAATTCTATGCCTGTACTGCCAGTTCCAGTCTGAAAATTCTTCATCAGATGCATTAAAACAGTTCATAATCTTAGATTTCACATTTAAACCTCAGTGAAAGCTGAAAGAAAAATTGTAGGACAAACTTTCAGAGTACAATAAAATGAACTCTGTTCTAACAAATTAAATTCCTCTTTTTTCAGCTTATTTAGAGAAATATGTCATGAATTTGTTAATATTCCTATTAAACAAATATATTAAATACTTTTTTGTGTAATCGAGTTTTAATAATCCTTTTTTCTCGAAAAAAAACTTAAAGATATCTTTTTATTTAAGGTTTTTTTTGATTTTACACTTTCTAATTGTTTCATTTTCGTTTAAAAATTCATATTTTATAGGATTTCCTTTTTTCCTTCTTTTAAAGAGGGTATATATGTATAAAGAAACAGAAAAGTAATTGATTCTTTTTTTAGTAGTTTCAGGAAAGTAACAGGACCTTCAGAGAGGAATAAAGGCTAGATTAAGTTTTTAACTTTTTAATAGACTTTGTTTTAAGCTATGAAGACTAAAAATAGTTTTTAAATCCCCGTATGCTTATTTTTGTCTTGTTTATGCAAATATATCCCGCATAATTCTTTAATTTCCTAAAACATCTCATGTTTTCAAAATACCTACCATACCTTTTTATTTGTTAAGATAGCTAATCCATACTCCCATATTATATTTAGTATGTTCTTGCTTTTTCTCAAAGGCTCAAGTCAATGAAATTTATATTATTTAAAAAATCATTATATATTGATGACAGATAATCTTCTAACTGACCTTTTAATCATTTTCGGGCTTTCTATTCCTGTAGTTTTTACTTTCTCAAAATTAAAAATAGCTCCACTAATTGGTTTTCTACTTGCAGGCATTCTTGCCGGACCTTTTGGTTTTGGACTTATTCGAGAGATCGAAAACATCGAATTTTTGGCTGAAATCGGAGTCGTACTCCTGCTTTTTACCATAGGTATAGAGTTTTCACTGCGCGACCTTTTACAGCTTCGCAGAATTGTAATTTTTGGAGGTGGTTTGCAGCTTTCCATAACTTCAGTTATCGTTGCACTTATATTCCTCTGGTTTGGAAATTCAAGAGAATCTTCAATTTTCCTCGGGCTTTTAGTAGCGTTAAGCAGCACTGCAATTGTCCTTAAACTCTTACAGGAAAAAGGAGAAATCTATAGTCTTCACGGGCGGACTTCCTTAGGAATACTGATTTTTCAGGATATCGCAGCAGTGATAATTATTCTCTTAATCCCGGTCCTCGCAGGCACTCCAGGAACTGAAAAGTCCTTTTTAGAGCTTATCCTGCAGGGCCTCGGGCTCATTGTGTTCACCTTTCTAAGCGCCAGGTACGTCGTTCCTTTTATCATGTACCATGTGGCAAAGACACGAAATAACGAGCTTTTTCTCCTATGCGTTATAGTAATAGGGCTTTCCGTCGCATGGTTGACTTCCATTGTCGGGCTATCTCTGGCACTGGGAGCTTTTCTTGCTGGCCTGATTATCTCTGAGTCTGAATATTCGGTTCAGGCTCTTGGGAATATAATTCCATTCAGGGACATGTTCATGAGTATTTTTTTCATTTCGATAGGAATGTTGCTTGATCTGGATATATTAAGAGAACACTTACTCTTGATCCTGGTTGCTACCCTGGCTGTGCTGCTCCTGAAAGTTTTAGTAAACAGTTTGAGCACCTTTTTCATAGGTTTTCCTTTGCATACAATGATTCTGGTTGGATTTTCTCTTTCACAGGTTGGGGAATTTTCCTTTATTCTTGCAAAAGTAGGTCTTGCAAATGGATTGGTTTCTTCTCTAATGTACCAGGAATTTCTGGATGTGGCAGTGCTTTCTATGGTACTTACCCCTCTACTTATGAGTATAGGGTATAGAACTACGACTTTTGTTGATTCGCTGCATTTCCCTCCCGTATTAAAACAGGGCTGGTACAGTAAATTTAAAGAAAAAGAATATGAAGAGAAACCTGAAAACCATGTAATTATAGTAGGATTTGGGATAAACGGTAAAAATGTCGTGACTGCTGCAAAGGAAGCTTCAATTCCCTACATAGTAATTGACATGAATCCTGAAGTAGTTAGGATAGAGAAACAGAGAGAAGAGCATATTTTTTACGGTGATGCTGCTCAGAGTGCTGTGCTGGAACATGCCGGCATTTATACTGCGAAATCCGTTGTTGTGACCGCAGGCGATCCTCCGAGCACCAAGAGGATAATTGAAGCTGCTCGCAGGCTGAACCCTCAAATTCACATTATTGCCAGAACACATTTCCTGCGTGAGCTGGATAAATTTTATGATTTTGGAGCAGATGAGGTCATTTCTGATGAATTTGAAAGTTCAATAGAGCTTTTCACAAGGGTACTTCACAGATATCTGGTGCCCAGCAGTGAAATCAATTCCCTGACTTCAACATTACGTGCAGACCATTATAAGATGCTTCGAAATCCTAGCATTCGCAGGAAAAAATTCTGCGACTTAGCTCTCGATTTTGCAGATGTAGAAATCCGGAGTATCAGGGTTGGAAAGCTCTCCAAAGGTGCAGGAGTTACTCTTGGAGAACTAAATCTTCGGAAGAATTATGGAGTGTCTGCACTTGCAATCTCACGTAGTCATAAAATCATTCCCGGGCCGGAAGCTGAAACTAAAATTCTTGCTGATGATATTCTGCTTGTGATCAGCCCACCGGAAAATTTCGATGAGGTTAGAAAGCTTTTTGAGAATAGTAAAGAATAACTATTCTCTTTTACTCCTTTTTTATATATCGGTTATAAAAATTCTCAAGTCTTTAGTTGGGAAATAAGCGTTAACTTATGCTTATAATTCCTTTGTAGTCGATATAGCAGTTGCTGTTAGAATGAAGGATCGTCTATAGAATTCCTTTCTGTAATTACAGGACAAATCATGAGCCATAATTTTAACAGTAAGCTTGATGAATAAGTAAAACAGTGGTTTCTATTAAGGGAGAAAGAATTATGAAAGACTTAATGGAAAAAAACTGATGAAAAACTCTTTGAGGAATTTAACCAAAAAACATACATGATATTCTTCGAATAACATGCCCCAAAAATAACAGATTTGAAGATGGGAGGCTCTAAAGTGTTTGAAATACTTCTTGACATTCCCGCTCAAGCCTTTTTGAAAATGACAGACGAAATGACTTATTTCAGAGTTAAAGAAATTCTTGACGAGCTTATCCTCGATCCAGTCCCACAACGAGCAAAAAGAATAATTGAGAGTAAGGAAAAGCTTTTCAGACTGCGGTCCAGGCATTTAAGGCTGCTTTATAGAATTAATTATGAGAACCAGACCCTTGTAGTCATAATGATTGAGCCTGTAAATCGTATGTATCATTGAAGAGAATAAGAATTTAAATTCTATAGCCATTAAGTGCTACAGCAGGAAATTAGAAAAAGTATGACCAGGCAAACACAAAATATAATTTCAAGATCTCTTATGAAATTATCTTTCATAGTTAATAATATGCAAGACTAGTATAAATTATTTTTCAGGTTTGCTTTATAATACATAGAGTTTTCTATAAACTATAAAAACTTTTTAATATTTCGATTGGGTTTTTAAATTATAGATTAAAGTTTTAATTTTTAGATTAGATTCATAAATTTTAGATTAAATTCTTCAATTTTAGGTTAGATTCTTCAATTTTAGATTAGATTTTGGATTTTGAGAGTGTTCTTCTGATATAGCACGACGGCTTAGACTATAGATTATAAAAAAGTGGGACTAAACATTGTGACCTATTAAAAACTTAGTTTGACTATTTTCCCACTTTCCACAAAGGCCCTTTCAATTTTCATAATTTTTCATGCTATCGTTTTTTCTGAAAATAGCCCTGGTTACTCAAACATGTATTTTTGAAATTTTCCAGAATTTTCGACCTTTTCGTCTTCATTGAAAACTTCTAACAAACATTTCCCGACGCTTCAGTTTAGATGACAACCGCAGGTTTTTGAATAATTCCCCAAAAAAATAAAGAGAAAGATATTATATAGTTATGAAGAGCTTTACGAAAAATTAGTGTAGCCGCCTTTTATTACTTCCTTTTATGCAGAATACAGCTAGCAGGCTAACAACCCCACAAATTATTTCAAATCCGGGAGTTTTTTTGCTTTCTTTTTCAGGAGTGCTTGTCTCATTTTTCTGCCCAGGCATCTGCTTAACATTTGCTACCGTCTTTCCATTTTCTTGTTTAAGGATCTGAGTGTTATTTTCGAGTTGTGTTACACTTAAATTCACAACAGAAGTTACTGGCTGTTCTAAGTCGAGTTTTAATATCTCAATACCATTATTGGAATTGGCTACATAGATACTATCGCCGGAAATTGAAACGTCCAAAATTCCCCAGGGAGACTCGAATCCTCCTTCTACAATTGGGGAAGAAGAATTGCTAATATTAACAATCACAAGACCAGAATTAGCAATATAGGCGTAATTACCTGAAACTGAAATGTCCTTACAAATGCCAATATGGCGGCTTTCGCTTCCTTTGCGAATTGGAGAAGAAGGATTATTGATATCAAAAATCACAAGACCATCGGAATCTTCGACTAAATAAACGTAATTGCCGGAAACTGCAACGCAGTCAGCATATCCAGTTTCGTACTTTCCTTTAAGGATCGGAGAAGAAGGATTGCTAATATCAAAAACCAAAAAACCATTATCACCATCAGCTACATAGGCATAATTGCCTGAAACTGCAACACTACGAGCACGTCCGGCGGTATTATACTTTCCTTTGATATTTGGAGAAAAGGGATGACTTATATCAACAATCTCAAGACCTTCTTCACCAACAGCTAAATAGACATAATTGCCTGAAACTGCAACATCTTCAGCAGATCCTTCAATAGTGCAACTTCCTTTTCGAATTGGAGAAGAAGGATTGCTGATATCAACAATCTCAAGATCACTAAATCCGGTTACATAGGCATAATTGCCTGAAACTGCAACATCCGTAGAAAAATCCTCAGGACCACAACTTCCCTTAAAAATAGGGGACGAAGGGTTGCTGATATCAATAATCGCAAGACCCATAATACCGGCAGCTACATAAGCGTAATTACCTGAAACTTCTATATTGTCAGCATATCCAACCGTATCGTAGCTTCCTTTAAGGATTGGAGAAGAGGGACGCTTTATATCAATAATTTCAAGACCACGATATACGGTTATGTAGGCGTAATTACCTGAAACTACTATACCATCAAGGTCTACATCATTGTAACTTCCTTTGAGAGCTGGAGAAGAGGGATTGCTAATATCAAAAACCAAAAGACCCTTAGTAAAATCGGCCGCATAGGCATACTTGCCTGAAACTGCAACACCATAAACACTTCCAGAGGTATAGTACTTTCCTTTAAATGTTGGAGAAGAAGGATTGCTAGTATCAACAATCACAAGACCATTATCCCCATCAGCGACGTAGGTGTAATTGCCTGAAACTGCAACACTACAAGCAATTCCACGAGTATCGCAGTTTCCTTTAAGGATTGGAGAAGAAGGATTGCTAATATCAACAACCAAGAGACCGTTATCACCAGCAGTTAAATAGGCGTAATTACCGGAAATTGCTACATTGCTAGCATATCCAGAAGTATTGTAATTTCCTTTAAGTATTGGAGAAGAAGAATTGCTAATATCGATAATGTCAAGACCATTATAGTCATCAGCTACATAGGCGTAATTGCCGGAAATTGCTAGATTGCTAGCGTATCCAGGCGTATCGTAGCTTCCTTTAAGGATTGGAGAAGAAGGATTGCTAACATCAACAATCACAAGACCATCATTACCAACAGCTACATAGGCATAATTGCCAGAAATTTTTACTCCAGATACTAAGTTTTTTGTCGTAACCCGGCCCACTGAAACAGGTGAAGAAGAATTAGCAATATCCAGTATCACAAGATCCTGGCCTTGCCCGATGTAAGCGTAATTGCCAACAACATCAACGGTTTCTATATATCCTCCGAAATGTCCCACAGGTTTCACTTTAACTTCAGGAACGGATGCTGCCCCAGCAATTGTGACTGTAATTGATATCAACAAAACAACAAATATAAATGGATAAATTATTTGTCTATTTATTCCCATTAATAATACTCCCTGCTCTCCAATCGATATTCCAGATATATACAAAAATACCACCCATTTTCTCAATAGGGCAGTAACTTAAACATGCATTCTGCTTTTAACGGATAATATTAGACAAACTGGTAAATAAATTCTACATCTGTGCACAATATCTACAAAAAGTGAATTTTTGTACGTTTTTAACTTGCTCTCTAATGACTCTCTACTTTCTACCCATCCAATCTTGAAATTTTATTTCTTTTACTTTTCTTACTTATCTAATTCTCTCCTCTATCAGCTCGTATTTTTTTGTTCTGAACTACTCTTCAATAACTTTATATAATGTAAGTATCTATTTACCATATGTAAAGATACTTTTACATATTGTATACAAATGAACTCAATTTGTTTCTAAAACTGTACATCAGAACGTTACGAATAAAATTTGGACTTAAACTGAAAAAATGTACTCAAGGGAGTTACGCAGATGAAGCAGAAACAATTTCGGATAATTATGTTCCTGATTGTAATGTTAATGGGATCAGGTTCAAGTATTTCTATTTTAGTAGGAAGTCCAGCACTTGCCATAAGCGTTTTCTTAGCAGGAATAACTGTGATATATCTTTTAAAAAACAGAGTGGAAGAGGTTGTGGAAGATGAACGTGTTCACCAAATTAGCCAGAAAGCCTCCTGGATTACCTTTCAAATAGTAATACTTAGTTTCGCTCTTGGAGGAACAACTCTTATAGCAATGAGAAACACTTATCCAGGCTATACTAATCTTGGTTTTTTCATGGCACACATAAGTTGTGCAATTATGGTGCTTTATGGTTTGCTTTATATGTATTACAACAGGGAATATGGTGGCTGAGCAGAAAGTCAAATTGCGTCTTGTAGGGACAATAAAACCAGGTTTTATACAGAGGGCTGGTGAGTAGAGCCTGGTAAAATGGGACTTCATTAATTTCAGAACCACCCATACTATCCCAAAACATACATACTGTCCCAAAAAGAAATATTTCAGTTACAGTTTCTCAACTGACTTATCTAAGTTGAGAAATCTTCGTGACGGACACCCTTTAAATTTTACTTAATAAAATATGGAGCCTGAGATGAAGAACAACATTAAAGTTTACAGGGCAATGAACGACCTTACTCAGGAAAGCCTGGCTGAAAAAGTAGGGGTGACAAGGCAAACCATACATGCAATTGAAAAAGGAAAATATGATCCCTCTCTTGAACTTGCATTCAAGCTTGCCGGGCTTTTTGGCGTCCGCATTGAGGATATTTTCCTCTATGAAAACCGTGAAGCCAGAAATTCAGAAAGAAAAGGTTGATTCGCTTAATTATGAGATAAAGGATTTACTGATTTAATATTGAGAAATTTTAAGGGAAAATTTCCCAGATAGTTTCGAATTTGATTCGTATAGCATGAAAATGCTGACATCTGCAAGCAGTTTCATTGGTTGTGCATGTTATTCAAAGAATATCATGTTTGTTTTCATTGAAAGCCAGGCTTATGAGATATTTCCAGATAAACTTAGCTTTCCCGGATTCCCTGAACAAGTAAACCCAGAGAAAAGAAGCCATATAACCATGTTTTTATTTCCGGAAAAACGAGAACTGAGAACTATACAGGCTCTGGGATAAGTAAGCTGATTTTCCTTGTATAAATTAACGGCACCGGACTCCAAAAAGCAATTTTAGTTTCTAAATATATTTATATGAAATGAAAAGATAGTTACAATTAACGGACATCTGTGGATGGACAGACCGCCAGTTTCTGTCATCAAAAAACTAACAAGTAAATAAACAAGTTACAAAGAAAATAAGAAGGAGCAAAAATCTATGATGCAATCGTTTATAGTGGAACACTATCTCAACAAGGATGTAGATGTTTACTGCGGCGGGCCTGACGTATTCAGAGGAAATGTAAAAGCCTGTGCCGATAACGTTTTGACACTCAACAGCCAGGGAAAACTTACCCATATAGCCATTGACAAAATAATAGCTCTCTGGGTCCAATAAGCTCAAAGTTTCATATTCCAATTACTCCTTATAGAGGACAAATCAACTAAGGAAAGATCTTGAGGATCTTCTCCTAAATCTGATTAAAACTGGAAAGCACTCTGGAAGGCTGGATTAGTATTCTGGTTTTCCGGGAAATAAAGGCCATTCAAATTAGCGACCCAGAGTTTGATACGTGAAAAAATACCGAGGTGCAAAGAAATGCAGCCGTTTATAGTAGAACACCTTTTAGGCGAAGTCGTAGATGTTTACTGCGGGGGCCCTGATGTATTTAACGGAAGAGTAGAAGCCTGCGCAGACAATGTGCTCACTCTCGAGCAGAATGAAAAGTACACGCACATAGCAATCGACAAGATAATAGCCATTTGGCCCGCTTAACTGATACAAACAGTTCGTCAAATAAAAAGGGTACTGAATCCTGGGCATATCAGTATTGGACGTAATGAACCCTGGACGTAATGAGTCCTGAGGTATTGAATCCTGAGGTATTGAATCCTGAGGTATTGAATCCTGAGGTATTGAATCTTGAGGTATTGAATCTTGAGGTATTGAATCTTGAGGTATTGAATCCTGAGGTATTGAATCCTGAGGTATTGAACCCTGGGAAAGTTCCGAAGCTTTAATACTTCGCCTTTTCCAGCAGTTTTTTTGTTAAAAATTTATGTTTTCTCAGCTTATGCTTTCCTGCAACTCTTTGCATGAGAAGCAATAAATTCCCTCATCAATTTTGCCCCAAGCATGGCGGTTTGCCCGGAATCGTATTCAGGGGCGATTTCTACGACATCAAAAGCCATTGAAAAAGGAGCAAGCGTCCTTATTGCAGTCCTTACATCTCGCGCACTCAGGCCAAAAGGCTCAGGCGTCCCGAGACCAGGGGCATAAGACGGGTCTATTGCATCCATATCAAGGGAAAGATAGATCTGGCTGCAGTCAAGCCACTCGAGGGCCTCTTTGAGGATCTCTACCATGCCAGTGGATTCCACATCATCAGCTGTATAATACTTCAGGTTATTTTCCCTGGCAAAAACCCATTCTTCTTCCGGGCCGCTTCTTATGCCTATGGAAACAAGATTCTTGGTAACCTCACTGAGGATATTTCGGGACACACAGGCATGGTTATGCTTAAAACCCCTGTACTCTTCCCTGAGGTCAAAATGGGCATCCAGGACAAGGACCCCGAAATCTTCTCCTGCGAATTCGGCGCAGGCTTTCACCATAGCGAAGGTCAGCGAATGCTCTCCGCCAAGCATAATGGGAAGCTTTCCATCATTCAGGAGGTCTTTTGTAGCTTCGTAGAGGTTCTGCAGAGTCTCGTCAACAAAAGCTGAAGTTTCCAGGTTTCCGGCATCATAGATCGGAAGATCGACAAGGTCTATGTCGAAAGTCGGGTTGTAACTCTCAAAATTCGCAGAAGCCCGCCGCATAGCGTCAGGAGCCCAGCGGCTGCCTGCCCTGTAAGAAGAGGTATTATCAAAAGGCACGCCGAAGATAACATAACGTGCAGATTCATAGTCTGCAAGAGCGTCTATAAAGGAATTGGGTAAAAACATAATTTAGCCTGATATAAAATTATTTGCTTAAAAAAAGAACGACTCAGGTTCTTGACCTGAGTTTCACTTTAGTTTAGGAAGTTTATGTCCGTATATCGAGCTTGACCTTGCTAAGAGCTGTAATGTAAGAAATCTCTTCGCCCTCTTTGACCTTATCCTTGTATTCCTCAGGAACTACGATCTCAAAGGTTGAGAAGTCTCCCATGTCCATAAGCTGGGCAATGTCGCCGGTAATCGAGATTACCTGTGCAGTCTTTCTTTCCACAATCGGGACGTATACTTTGGTTGCAACTGAGCCTATGAAGGAGCGCTTCTGGCCGTCAAAGAGTCCGATAGCCTCTACTCTTGCCTTTGCAGCCCCGTGTTTTCCCGGTTTGGACTTGGTAATGCTTTTTATGACACATGCTTCGTCATCAATGATTACATATTTCCCTTCTTTGAGTTCCTTAACTTCTACCTGCTGTTTCATAATGATTCTCCCATACGTTTTTAGATGTTTATAAATAAGCTGTAAACGCCATTCCGGATTTGCCAGAAACTTTCCACGGCTCCGGTAAAGTAGTATAAGAAGGCTTTTCTAATTTTTAAGCCTGACTCTTATTTTACCAATACATTACTTAAGATCTGCATAGAAAAACTGGAAAATATTCCGAGCTTGGAGTGCCTGCAGAGCTAATCTACAGATCGAGAACTAATACGATTAATTTATCCTTGACTATATAACGCTTGTGCGAGATTTTACGTCTTTTTACTGGATTCCGGGGAAAACTGCCTGAAATCTCGGAAAAAATCCGGAAAAATCCAGATTAAAGGAATACTGGATTAAAGGAAATAGTGGATTAAAAGAAATACTGGATTAAAAGAAATACTGGATTAAAGGTAATACTGGATTAAAAGAAATACTGGATTAAAGGTAATATTAGGTTTCAAAGAGAAGATTCTTTACTCAATAAGAGTTATTATTCTCTTGAAGCGTGCAGTATAGTAAATTTGCCTGGAAATTTTTCCTTTTTTTATTACAGGCGTGTCAGGACTCCGTTCTGCAATTCTTACGCTATCCACACTGCCTTTCCGACTTTCGTCTTAAAAGTTGATCCCAAGCTCCTTTAACTTTTCCAATCCGGGAACTCCTTCTTCATTCCATCCGCGGTAGTGGTAATATTCCTGAAGTGCAGATTCGAATTCCTGCCTGGGAAGCCCGTAACCTTCGTTTTTGCCCTCGTTTTCAAACAACCTTTCAGGAAGGGTATCGTCTTTTCGTGTAAATCCTGCTTTAAGGTTATACATTCTCTCCAGATTATAGATTCTTTCTCCGATTTTCAGAAGCTCAGCCGGTGATATCTCCATACCTGCACCCGAAAGCAAGAGAGACGAACCGAGCTCTTCGTTAAGGGCAAAACCCGAGTAGGGGCAGAATACAAAAGAATCCAGAACTGCAGTCAGGTTTTCAAATACCTGAAGGATGCCTGCTTTTCCTTTAAGGCTCAGACGGTTGAGACTTACAGGCTTTCCAAGCACCTCTGGCCCGACCATGAAAGCAGTCAGATAGTCCCCCCCGTGGCTGGAAGTAGCATAAGCCAGAGCCTGTCCCCTGATTCCTCGCGGATCAAAACCTCCGAGTTCTAGCCCCTTTACATCCATGCTCAGGTCTTTTCTCCCAAAGCCTGATAAGTATCGTCTGGCTCCATTTCCTAGTTTGCCGCCTTCCCCGATTTCAAAGAGCCTGGATTCCATTTCATTAGCCTCGGTTATTCGTTCTTTGAGTTCTGCATATGCCCCGAGTACGGAACCTGCCGAGATCGGATCAAGCCCGTAGTCCTTGCATATCCTGTCAGCCTTAAGCACGGAAGTGAGATCAGGGTTTTCAAGGTTAAACCCAAAGGCCCAGAAGGAATCATAATCAGGCAAAATCTGTCCTTCAGGTAAAATCGCCCCTTCAGGTAAAATCTGCCCTTTCTCTTTAAACATCTGCCCTACTCCTTTAATTCTCTTCTTACAACCCAGAGGACAACCAGGGCAACTCTTATTTTCAAGCTCGAAAGTGGATTTGATACGCTCTCCTGAAAGCGCATCTGCAAATGGAGTTTTCTTTCCGGTAAAGTTCCTGCTGGGGATGAGATTCATATAATCCAGCAGTTTTACAAGCGCAGACGTGCCGTAATTTGCAAGGCCTTTTGAAAGCACAGGGCTTGCATCAAAGAGCTTTAGTAGTTTTACCTCAAGTTCCCGGAATCTCTCAGGATCGGAAGGAGAAAGTTCTTTTTCCCCTTTCACAACCACGGCTTTGAGCATTTTTGAGCCGGCAACCGCGCCCAGGCCGCCTCTTCCGCTATATATGGAATCAACAACAAAAGAGGAGATGAGGACCTGTTTTTCTCCTGCCCTGCCAATACAGGCCACACTACCTTTCACACTACCTTTGTTTTCGAGGGCTTCGGTACATTCTCTGACATTCTTTCCCCAGAGATGTTCTGCGGGCACAACTTCAATGTTTCCGTCCGTGATTTCCACATAGGAAGGCCTGTTTGCCTTTCCGGTAACTACCAGAGCATCAATTTCAGCTTTCTTCAGTTCACTCCCGAAGCCCCCAGTCATATTCCAGCTAAATATTGTGCCTGTTAGAGGCGATTTCGATGTGAGGACTGCACCTGAAGCCATCGGGGCAAGGCCTGAAAGCGGACCTGAGGTAAAAATGAGAGGATTGAGAGGGCTAAGAGGATCGATATCGGGACCTGTCAGCTCAGAAAGAAGTTTCACTCCAAGTCC
Coding sequences within:
- a CDS encoding aldehyde ferredoxin oxidoreductase family protein; the protein is MTCWTGKTVYVDLGTESVNIVETDEKLILRYLGGRGLGVKLLSELTGPDIDPLSPLNPLIFTSGPLSGLAPMASGAVLTSKSPLTGTIFSWNMTGGFGSELKKAEIDALVVTGKANRPSYVEITDGNIEVVPAEHLWGKNVRECTEALENKGSVKGSVACIGRAGEKQVLISSFVVDSIYSGRGGLGAVAGSKMLKAVVVKGEKELSPSDPERFRELEVKLLKLFDASPVLSKGLANYGTSALVKLLDYMNLIPSRNFTGKKTPFADALSGERIKSTFELENKSCPGCPLGCKKRIKGVGQMFKEKGQILPEGAILPEGQILPDYDSFWAFGFNLENPDLTSVLKADRICKDYGLDPISAGSVLGAYAELKERITEANEMESRLFEIGEGGKLGNGARRYLSGFGRKDLSMDVKGLELGGFDPRGIRGQALAYATSSHGGDYLTAFMVGPEVLGKPVSLNRLSLKGKAGILQVFENLTAVLDSFVFCPYSGFALNEELGSSLLLSGAGMEISPAELLKIGERIYNLERMYNLKAGFTRKDDTLPERLFENEGKNEGYGLPRQEFESALQEYYHYRGWNEEGVPGLEKLKELGINF
- the speB gene encoding agmatinase, yielding MFLPNSFIDALADYESARYVIFGVPFDNTSSYRAGSRWAPDAMRRASANFESYNPTFDIDLVDLPIYDAGNLETSAFVDETLQNLYEATKDLLNDGKLPIMLGGEHSLTFAMVKACAEFAGEDFGVLVLDAHFDLREEYRGFKHNHACVSRNILSEVTKNLVSIGIRSGPEEEWVFARENNLKYYTADDVESTGMVEILKEALEWLDCSQIYLSLDMDAIDPSYAPGLGTPEPFGLSARDVRTAIRTLAPFSMAFDVVEIAPEYDSGQTAMLGAKLMREFIASHAKSCRKA
- a CDS encoding translation initiation factor IF-5A encodes the protein MKQQVEVKELKEGKYVIIDDEACVIKSITKSKPGKHGAAKARVEAIGLFDGQKRSFIGSVATKVYVPIVERKTAQVISITGDIAQLMDMGDFSTFEIVVPEEYKDKVKEGEEISYITALSKVKLDIRT